One genomic window of Osmia bicornis bicornis chromosome 5, iOsmBic2.1, whole genome shotgun sequence includes the following:
- the LOC123987833 gene encoding uncharacterized protein LOC123987833 — MADRKETVNEPASEASINSATLRRLPPFWKENPAAWFITVEMTFDLARITSDDTKYRYVVTNLDHTVLPFVMDVLASPPARGKYEEIKKRIIETFDESHETKLRKLLRGSEVVDEKPSHCLQRLRNLAGGQVGENVLRTLFLEQLPESMRTVLAISDTADLQRLALLADKIAEMSVPRVAAIEASTPVIPPPSTRIEALEAKVEKLVSMVETLTTRQSRQPYRSQPRWRPRGSPGRGRSGSRSTSREGNNYCFYHRRFAERAHRCVIPCGWPGPPPTGASANPATQGN, encoded by the coding sequence ATGGCGGACCGAAAGGAAACGGTAAATGAGCCCGCTTCTGAGGCATCCATCAATTCAGCTACCTTACGACGGCTACCGCCGTTTTGGAAGGAGAATCCGGCTGCATGGTTCATCACAGTGGAGATGACCTTTGATCTGGCGCGAATAACCAGCGACGATACGAAGTACCGTTACGTGGTGACGAATTTGGACCACACCGTACTGCCCTTCGTCATGGACGTATTGGCCTCTCCACCGGCGCGTGGTAAATACGAGGAGATAAAGAAACGGATCATCGAAACATTTGATGAGTCCCACGAAACCAAGTTGAGGAAGCTGCTGCGAGGAAGTGAAGTGGTGGACGAGAAACCCTCGCATTGTTTGCAGAGACTTAGAAATCTGGCTGGTGGGCAAGTCGGAGAAAACGTTCTGCGTACGCTCTTTTTGGAGCAATTACCGGAGAGCATGAGAACTGTTCTCGCTATTAGCGATACGGCGGATCTGCAACGGCTAGCGCTCCTAGCTGATAAGATTGCAGAGATGTCTGTGCCGAGGGTGGCGGCCATTGAAGCATCAACCCCTGTAATTCCACCACCGTCCACCAGGATAGAGGCGCTGGAGGCTAAGGTGGAGAAGCTAGTCTCGATGGTGGAGACGCTCACTACCCGACAGTCCCGCCAACCCTACAGGTCCCAGCCAAGATGGCGGCCACGCGGTAGCCCTGGAAGGGGGCGATCTGGAAGTCGGTCAACTTCACGCGAAGGGAACAACTACTGTTTCTACCACCGGAGGTTCGCTGAGAGGGCCCATCGATGCGTCATTCCTTGTGGATGGCCAGGTCCACCACCTACTGGAGCTTCGGCTAACCCTGCCACGCAGGGAAACTGA